A window of the Planctomycetota bacterium genome harbors these coding sequences:
- a CDS encoding MYXO-CTERM sorting domain-containing protein: TPGENWYNDASASGLNTDNNDAWTGSSSGYFTASHSLAAIAGETSVLLRIAFGSDGSGIDEGVAIDNFVVAEAAGIFPAESVVTQVVAETLPTINGLHETHGPFPVLVLDFDQPLGPVTLDSITVTNAGSIMDADIFWHLFADDGDGFFDISVDTQLAAMIAQSGGSATLSTGGTALPSFDTQRFFIVAELAVNAMPGNTIVASVAANTDIVFAGTPTTTLSAPYTADTVTLNPVISTFPFEDDFSVFDPSFTGLDGEGTKLQTANEVGPVGNPTDYGNDGFITLVTSQGNLLPVSGTSFLQLDYDSLAGQAFQYAFDMSAFSVANNEHIWVGFRWSHTGDENDPEENVFLSLDGGSSYLGSVYHFEKNSGNDEVWNEDFIDLFDVLNAASLDYTDNIVIRWQGNDETAIPADGMYFDRIQVGFPPELVLERSATVFLDGDTDAQGSIPALPQSVTYNVANGGDLDLVLDAGGFTVANEMGVSNVTVTQPANLTVPNGAMETLVVDFEPALGAFSFDLTVPTNGPSLTGSSYTITISGTATTPAPDISVERPAGTEIASGSTDGQGDQPVEMAQELVYTIVNTGNIDLNLQGINVLNAANTTAALTVAPMGVLAPTETTTFAVSYTPTAAGPFSFEVSIGNDDPDESPYVIIVEGDGTDTSGVGGGGPTTTTGAGGSGGDGGAGGDADGDDDGSDDDGGCSCSTPGSSRSQAPPTSLLVFGGMLVVAARRRRRR; this comes from the coding sequence TTTTGTGGTCGCCGAAGCGGCCGGCATCTTCCCGGCAGAATCCGTCGTCACTCAGGTGGTGGCGGAGACGCTTCCCACCATCAACGGGCTGCATGAAACCCACGGCCCGTTTCCGGTGCTCGTCCTCGACTTCGATCAGCCGCTTGGACCTGTGACGCTCGACAGCATTACCGTAACCAACGCCGGAAGCATCATGGATGCCGACATCTTCTGGCATCTCTTTGCCGACGATGGCGACGGGTTCTTCGACATCAGCGTCGACACCCAGCTCGCCGCGATGATTGCTCAGAGTGGCGGAAGCGCGACCCTCAGCACCGGCGGAACGGCCTTGCCCTCTTTTGACACGCAGCGCTTTTTCATCGTCGCCGAATTGGCCGTCAACGCCATGCCGGGCAACACCATCGTCGCCAGCGTGGCGGCGAACACCGACATCGTATTTGCTGGAACCCCGACGACGACCCTCAGTGCCCCGTACACCGCGGACACGGTCACCCTCAATCCGGTGATCAGCACCTTCCCGTTCGAAGACGACTTCAGCGTTTTCGACCCGAGCTTTACCGGCTTGGACGGCGAGGGAACCAAGCTCCAAACAGCCAACGAAGTTGGACCTGTCGGGAACCCCACCGACTACGGGAACGACGGCTTCATCACGCTCGTGACCAGCCAGGGGAATCTGCTTCCCGTCTCGGGCACCAGCTTTCTTCAACTCGACTACGACAGCCTCGCCGGCCAAGCGTTCCAGTACGCCTTCGACATGTCGGCGTTCTCCGTCGCCAACAACGAGCACATCTGGGTCGGTTTCCGTTGGTCGCACACGGGCGACGAAAACGACCCCGAGGAGAACGTATTTCTGTCCCTCGATGGAGGCAGCAGCTACCTCGGGTCCGTCTATCACTTCGAGAAAAACTCGGGTAACGATGAGGTTTGGAACGAAGACTTCATCGATCTTTTCGACGTCCTCAATGCTGCGAGCCTCGATTACACCGACAACATCGTGATCCGGTGGCAGGGAAACGATGAAACGGCGATTCCCGCCGACGGGATGTACTTCGACCGAATCCAGGTCGGCTTCCCGCCGGAGCTCGTCCTCGAACGCAGTGCGACCGTTTTCTTGGACGGTGACACGGATGCTCAAGGGAGCATTCCTGCTTTGCCCCAATCGGTGACCTATAATGTGGCCAATGGCGGCGACCTCGACCTTGTCCTCGACGCGGGCGGGTTTACTGTGGCAAACGAAATGGGTGTTTCCAACGTGACGGTCACACAACCGGCGAATCTGACGGTGCCCAACGGCGCGATGGAGACACTGGTAGTCGACTTCGAGCCCGCGCTAGGCGCGTTCAGCTTTGACCTGACCGTGCCTACGAACGGACCGTCGTTGACGGGCTCGTCCTACACGATCACCATCAGCGGAACCGCCACGACGCCCGCGCCCGACATTAGCGTGGAACGACCAGCCGGAACCGAAATCGCGAGCGGATCCACCGACGGTCAGGGAGACCAGCCTGTCGAGATGGCCCAGGAACTCGTGTACACCATCGTTAACACAGGGAACATCGACCTCAACCTGCAGGGGATCAACGTTCTCAACGCTGCCAACACTACGGCGGCTCTGACGGTGGCGCCCATGGGTGTGCTTGCTCCGACCGAAACGACCACGTTTGCCGTCAGCTACACGCCGACGGCCGCGGGGCCGTTCAGCTTCGAGGTCAGCATCGGTAACGATGATCCTGACGAGAGCCCTTATGTCATCATCGTCGAAGGTGATGGCACCGACACGAGCGGCGTGGGCGGCGGCGGGCCGACGACGACCACGGGCGCCGGTGGAAGCGGGGGTGACGGCGGCGCTGGCGGCGATGCGGACGGTGACGACGACGGTTCGGACGACGATGGTGGCTGCTCTTGCAGTACGCCAGGCTCGTCCAGGAGCCAGGCCCCCCCGACGAGCCTGCTCGTGTTCGGTGGCATGCTCGTTGTGGCTGCCCGCCGTCGCCGCCGTCGGTAG